A window from Entomoplasma freundtii encodes these proteins:
- a CDS encoding sigma-70 family RNA polymerase sigma factor codes for MNKKMNPQELKKIKNADEFKEYVLNLAEKEADLTIGDIQDAIAKSFPFFSDDEQESLFETFEKSNLIAFDNEADLDEVDTDNDLDVDEDFELEDSLDNLENIDSEDFENEFRARKKAADKAKAKAKDVAVVKYRIGGISNETKIQDIIKAYFNKIGSSRILSKTEEIVYAQMLESEDPEEREEGRHKLIESNLKLVISVARKHLNRGLDFSDLIEEGNIGLIKAVDKFDYSKGFKFSTYATWWIRQAITRAIADQARTIRIPVHMVETINKLARIERQLTQELGREPTSKEIADKIGGGLTPEKVVEIKKLSIEPVSLEKPFGDEDDTHFGDFVEDKDMMSPSQFAEKEVLREVMDDVFAEMNPREEKVIRMRYGIVPTKLRALVRLTEDNSESRQALKDEINRLEIHYDTTVEQARRYNSDIINEHLAKYDSPKTLEEVGKELNVTRERIRQIEAKTIRKLKMPANNNKLGKILKEFYKG; via the coding sequence ATGAATAAAAAAATGAATCCCCAAGAACTAAAGAAAATTAAAAATGCCGATGAGTTCAAAGAATACGTTTTAAACTTAGCAGAAAAAGAAGCAGATTTAACAATTGGTGACATCCAAGATGCCATTGCTAAATCTTTCCCCTTCTTTTCTGATGATGAACAAGAAAGCCTTTTCGAAACTTTTGAAAAAAGTAATTTAATTGCCTTTGATAATGAAGCTGATTTAGATGAAGTTGATACTGATAATGATTTAGATGTTGATGAAGATTTTGAATTAGAAGATAGTCTAGATAATTTGGAAAATATTGATTCTGAAGATTTTGAAAATGAGTTTCGAGCTCGTAAAAAGGCTGCAGATAAGGCAAAAGCTAAGGCTAAGGATGTAGCAGTAGTTAAATACCGAATTGGTGGTATTAGTAATGAGACCAAGATTCAAGATATTATCAAAGCTTATTTCAACAAAATTGGCTCATCAAGAATCTTGTCCAAAACTGAAGAAATCGTTTATGCCCAAATGTTGGAATCTGAAGATCCAGAGGAACGTGAAGAGGGTCGTCATAAATTAATTGAATCAAATTTAAAATTAGTTATTTCTGTAGCTCGAAAACACTTAAATCGTGGTTTAGATTTCTCAGACTTAATCGAAGAAGGAAATATCGGTTTAATTAAAGCTGTTGATAAATTTGATTATTCTAAAGGTTTTAAATTTTCAACGTATGCTACTTGATGAATCCGTCAAGCGATAACTCGTGCGATTGCCGACCAAGCCCGAACAATTCGAATTCCGGTCCATATGGTAGAAACAATTAACAAATTAGCTCGTATTGAGCGTCAACTGACTCAAGAACTAGGACGTGAACCAACTTCTAAAGAAATCGCCGATAAAATTGGTGGAGGCTTAACTCCGGAGAAAGTGGTAGAAATCAAAAAATTATCAATCGAACCAGTTTCTTTGGAAAAACCGTTTGGTGATGAAGATGATACTCACTTTGGTGACTTTGTGGAAGACAAAGATATGATGTCGCCTAGTCAATTTGCTGAAAAAGAAGTCTTGCGCGAAGTGATGGATGATGTGTTTGCGGAAATGAACCCTCGCGAAGAAAAAGTTATTCGTATGCGTTATGGTATCGTCCCTACTAAATTACGTGCTTTAGTCCGTTTAACGGAAGATAATTCGGAATCACGCCAAGCTTTGAAAGATGAAATTAACCGTTTAGAAATTCATTATGACACGACAGTAGAACAAGCTCGTCGTTATAATAGTGATATTATCAATGAACATTTAGCTAAATATGACTCGCCAAAAACCTTAGAAGAAGTTGGCAAAGAATTGAATGTGACTCGTGAGCGAATTCGCCAAATAGAAGCTAAGACTATTCGAAAATTGAAAATGCCAGCAAATAATAATAAATTAGGGAAGATTCTGAAAGAGTTTTATAAAGGTTAA
- the dnaG gene encoding DNA primase, whose amino-acid sequence MAILIPQETIAHIIEEADLAEIIGDYIPLQKKGQNYWALCPFHDDKSPSFSVNSEKRIYKCFSCGVQGNIIDFVKNYTHSEFLTALEIISTKIDFPIPELKNRVVNSKYSSEEEKLFSLNEKALQFYQVVLASQEGLAAQEYLTKRGFNQEEMMYWEIGWASSKISFYKTMLSQNEDLELLRSAGLVTLKDGQVFDYFVNRLVFPIKNQDGKILGFSGRTINEQTPKYLNTRETKLFKKSQLAFNLDMALPSITISKKILVLEGFMDVMSLHQIGVKNAIALMGTNLSEFHLQLFKKLKVEVLLFLDGDLPGVKASLTSAKKLLNYHLPVQIIDNETKLDPDDLVHQGQSETLWTMLNNPQIPLFYAIEKIPQLVNLQKPELFREYLNRVFDFLLLVTEPVLKAQGLQKLSQKTNLTTSVLGESYEKFRNNLSGQELPRPPVVTITTTKRKPKTFDKQPDAYDYSQRDILQSLISSPRHLEKIARHLGGAPNPDLYIVLQELINGYQNGTYHANNWEELMAILQLSNFDYQNPFWQLEPHLQANWHVRSNLDSAILTLQEHHLIAKEKLYAQQIRETDVVEVQKKFLKVKEEIHQEIIDLRKKRQ is encoded by the coding sequence GTGGCGATTTTGATTCCTCAAGAAACAATAGCGCATATTATTGAAGAAGCTGATTTGGCCGAAATTATTGGCGATTATATTCCTCTCCAAAAAAAAGGTCAAAATTATTGAGCCCTTTGCCCCTTCCATGATGATAAAAGTCCTTCATTTTCTGTTAATTCGGAGAAAAGAATCTACAAATGTTTCTCTTGCGGTGTACAAGGGAATATAATTGACTTTGTCAAGAATTACACTCATAGTGAGTTTTTAACTGCTTTAGAAATTATAAGTACTAAAATCGATTTTCCGATTCCTGAATTGAAAAACAGGGTAGTCAATTCTAAATATTCTTCCGAAGAAGAAAAACTCTTTTCCTTAAATGAAAAGGCTTTGCAATTTTACCAAGTTGTTTTAGCTTCCCAAGAGGGTTTAGCAGCACAAGAATATCTCACTAAAAGAGGTTTCAACCAGGAAGAAATGATGTACTGAGAAATTGGTTGAGCTTCATCTAAAATTAGTTTCTACAAAACAATGCTTTCTCAAAACGAAGATTTAGAACTCTTACGTAGTGCTGGACTCGTGACGTTAAAGGATGGACAGGTCTTTGACTATTTCGTCAATCGTTTAGTGTTCCCAATTAAAAACCAAGATGGAAAAATATTAGGCTTTTCTGGGCGAACCATTAACGAACAAACACCAAAATATCTAAATACTCGAGAAACAAAACTTTTTAAAAAATCGCAATTGGCATTTAATTTGGATATGGCCCTTCCAAGCATTACCATTTCTAAAAAAATTTTGGTTTTAGAAGGTTTTATGGATGTAATGAGCTTACATCAAATTGGTGTTAAAAATGCAATAGCTTTAATGGGTACTAATTTGAGTGAGTTTCATTTGCAACTTTTCAAAAAATTAAAAGTGGAAGTGCTTTTGTTCCTCGATGGTGATTTACCGGGTGTGAAAGCGTCATTAACGAGTGCTAAAAAATTGCTTAATTATCATCTTCCTGTGCAAATTATCGATAACGAGACAAAACTAGATCCAGATGACTTAGTTCATCAAGGCCAAAGCGAAACATTATGAACGATGTTGAATAATCCACAAATTCCGTTGTTCTATGCTATTGAAAAAATTCCTCAATTAGTCAATCTTCAAAAACCAGAATTATTTCGTGAATATTTAAACCGAGTTTTTGATTTTTTACTTTTAGTTACAGAACCAGTTTTAAAAGCACAAGGACTTCAAAAATTAAGCCAAAAAACCAATTTAACGACTTCGGTATTGGGGGAGAGTTACGAAAAGTTTAGAAATAACCTTAGTGGACAGGAGTTGCCGAGACCGCCCGTCGTAACAATAACGACTACTAAACGAAAACCAAAAACCTTTGATAAACAACCCGATGCCTATGATTATAGTCAAAGAGATATTTTACAATCGTTAATATCTTCCCCTCGTCATCTCGAAAAAATTGCTCGACATTTAGGAGGGGCACCCAATCCTGATTTGTATATCGTACTCCAAGAATTAATTAATGGTTATCAAAATGGAACTTACCATGCCAATAATTGAGAGGAATTAATGGCTATTCTTCAATTATCAAATTTTGATTACCAAAATCCATTTTGACAATTAGAACCACATTTACAAGCGAATTGACATGTTCGTAGTAATTTAGATAGTGCGATTCTCACCTTACAAGAGCACCATCTAATAGCCAAAGAGAAACTATACGCTCAACAAATTCGTGAAACTGATGTTGTAGAAGTTCAAAAAAAATTTTTGAAAGTGAAAGAAGAAATTCACCAAGAAATTATAGATTTAAGAAAAAAGAGGCAATAA
- a CDS encoding glycine--tRNA ligase, translating to MTKNIDELVAHLKDMGFVFQGSEIYGGLANSWDYGPLGVAIKNNLKQLWWSYFVSKNPLNVGIDSSIILNTNVWKSSGHLSGFNDLLIECKTCHSRYRVDKLIEAFDPSFAWAKLSIPELADYIKSQKLPCPNCGSHNFSEIRQFTLMFKTNQGVIESEKSTVYLRPETAQGIFINFKNVQRSQRKKLPFGVGQIGKAFRNEITPGNFIFRTREFEQMELEFFYNPEDEKDWFVYWMNQVETFLAQRVGLNPKNYRLHEIPKDDLAHYSKRTIDFEYHFPFGWEELWGLAHRGVFDLTAHQNGSGADLTYLEPTKNQKILAEVIEPSVGVERLLLAIFCEAFTKEKLANGEERIVMKLPTKLAPYQVAVLPLQKQQKLAASELFETLLTNFNATYDETGNIGKRYRRQDAIGTPLIVTYDFDSAVDHQVTVRHRDTMSQERVAISELDTYLRKYL from the coding sequence ATGACCAAAAATATTGATGAATTGGTAGCCCATTTAAAAGATATGGGCTTTGTTTTTCAAGGATCGGAAATCTATGGAGGGCTAGCGAATAGTTGAGATTATGGACCACTAGGGGTGGCAATCAAAAATAACTTAAAACAACTTTGATGAAGTTATTTTGTGAGCAAGAACCCTCTTAATGTCGGAATTGATTCGTCTATTATCTTAAACACTAATGTTTGAAAATCATCAGGCCATTTAAGTGGCTTCAATGACTTACTAATTGAATGTAAAACCTGCCATTCGCGTTATCGTGTTGATAAATTAATTGAAGCTTTTGACCCTAGTTTTGCCTGGGCAAAGTTATCAATTCCCGAACTTGCTGACTACATTAAATCGCAAAAATTACCTTGTCCTAATTGTGGCTCGCATAATTTTTCAGAAATTCGTCAATTTACTTTAATGTTTAAAACTAACCAAGGAGTAATTGAATCAGAAAAATCAACAGTTTACTTAAGACCAGAAACCGCCCAAGGTATTTTTATTAATTTTAAGAATGTTCAACGTTCGCAACGCAAGAAACTACCTTTTGGGGTTGGCCAAATTGGTAAGGCCTTTCGTAATGAAATTACGCCAGGAAATTTTATTTTCCGAACTCGTGAATTTGAACAAATGGAATTGGAATTCTTCTATAACCCAGAAGATGAAAAGGATTGATTTGTTTACTGAATGAACCAAGTAGAAACATTCTTGGCCCAAAGAGTAGGACTTAATCCAAAAAATTATCGATTGCACGAAATTCCTAAAGATGATCTTGCCCATTATTCAAAAAGAACGATTGATTTTGAATATCACTTCCCTTTTGGGTGAGAGGAACTTTGAGGTTTAGCCCACCGCGGAGTTTTCGATTTAACAGCTCACCAAAATGGTAGTGGTGCTGATCTAACCTATCTGGAACCGACAAAAAACCAAAAAATATTAGCTGAAGTTATTGAACCTTCAGTCGGTGTCGAAAGACTATTGCTAGCTATTTTTTGCGAGGCTTTCACTAAAGAGAAACTTGCTAACGGTGAAGAGCGAATCGTCATGAAATTACCAACTAAATTGGCGCCTTACCAAGTAGCAGTTCTACCGCTACAAAAGCAACAAAAGCTAGCAGCATCGGAGCTTTTTGAAACTTTGTTAACTAATTTCAATGCTACTTATGATGAAACGGGTAATATCGGAAAACGCTATCGTCGTCAAGACGCGATTGGAACCCCTTTAATTGTGACCTACGACTTTGATTCTGCTGTCGATCACCAAGTAACGGTGCGTCATCGCGATACAATGAGTCAAGAACGCGTAGCTATTAGTGAGTTGGATACTTATTTAAGAAAATATTTATAA
- the recO gene encoding DNA repair protein RecO, which translates to MSTRSTKGLVLQTWDYEDTSKIVTLFTENWGLVKLLAPGVNRLTSKNRYSLVTFTLGEYIFFPTRTKNKLSRLKTGHFLADHLAITENYNNYLYAVALSQIIQDAQSCWEPNPQLFWDLNKAFNNFNDDSKPLNTFVRFLFYHLPTFGGPNLLNRCGRCYKLLQQYSFFSLNELKWVCQKCQESFEKSQNRDWLSFIERLHNHDFWSSEECYFSTTHLLILGSALLDYYELVLGITNQPLKLIKNKPMFRKLAPEIYTDSVLTSD; encoded by the coding sequence ATGTCGACAAGAAGTACTAAGGGCTTAGTACTACAAACTTGAGATTATGAAGATACTAGCAAAATTGTGACCCTTTTTACAGAAAATTGAGGGTTAGTAAAACTGCTAGCGCCTGGGGTTAATAGATTAACTTCTAAAAACCGTTATTCATTAGTCACGTTTACTTTAGGAGAATATATATTTTTTCCTACGCGAACTAAAAATAAATTATCTCGTCTAAAAACTGGCCATTTTCTTGCTGATCATTTGGCCATAACTGAGAATTATAATAATTATTTATATGCGGTAGCTCTAAGTCAAATTATCCAAGATGCTCAAAGTTGTTGGGAACCAAACCCTCAGTTGTTTTGAGATTTAAACAAAGCTTTCAATAATTTTAATGATGACTCGAAACCATTAAATACTTTTGTGCGTTTTTTGTTCTATCATTTGCCAACTTTTGGTGGTCCTAATTTATTAAATCGTTGTGGTCGTTGTTACAAACTTCTTCAGCAATATTCGTTTTTTTCTCTAAATGAATTGAAATGAGTTTGTCAAAAATGTCAAGAAAGTTTTGAAAAAAGCCAGAATCGAGATTGACTATCCTTTATTGAAAGACTCCATAATCATGATTTTTGGTCGAGTGAGGAATGTTATTTTTCTACAACCCACCTTTTAATTTTGGGGAGCGCTTTACTTGACTATTATGAACTTGTCTTAGGAATTACTAATCAACCTTTAAAGTTAATAAAGAATAAACCAATGTTCCGAAAACTAGCGCCAGAAATCTACACTGATAGTGTCTTGACAAGTGACTAG
- the era gene encoding GTPase Era, with the protein MMSFKSGFVSVVGRPNVGKSSLVNNLIGTKVSIVTNKAQTTRNNIRGILTKEDDYQLIFMDTPGVHTPQKELDKVLNSTAFRSIKDSDVALFVVPANEKIGKNDLLLLKDLLKKDVPKVLLISKTDLVTPEELQTKIAEWATIAPELEQVITFNVGDDNSKANLIQALVDLVPESDYQFYPNGQHSDQSTRFLIKEILRENILFKAGQEVPHSVAILVDELQQTTTDINILATIIVERQSQKGIILGHQGDKIKDIKYKTRKELKRLFNKNIHLEVFVKVQENWRNSPSLLKKMGYDKDKY; encoded by the coding sequence TTAATGAGTTTTAAATCAGGTTTTGTTTCAGTTGTAGGAAGACCAAATGTTGGCAAATCTTCCTTAGTTAATAATTTAATTGGAACAAAAGTTTCTATTGTAACCAATAAAGCGCAAACTACCCGAAATAATATTCGAGGTATTTTGACAAAAGAAGATGACTACCAATTAATCTTCATGGATACTCCTGGAGTGCACACACCACAAAAAGAACTTGATAAAGTGCTTAATAGTACAGCCTTCCGAAGCATTAAAGATAGTGATGTGGCTCTTTTTGTCGTTCCGGCGAACGAAAAGATTGGTAAGAATGATTTATTACTTCTTAAAGATTTATTAAAAAAAGATGTACCAAAAGTATTGTTAATTTCAAAAACTGACTTGGTTACACCAGAAGAATTACAAACTAAAATTGCTGAATGGGCAACAATTGCACCAGAATTAGAACAAGTGATTACGTTTAATGTTGGTGATGATAATTCCAAAGCAAATTTAATACAAGCTTTGGTAGATTTAGTTCCAGAAAGTGACTATCAATTTTATCCTAACGGGCAACATTCTGATCAATCAACCCGTTTTCTAATCAAAGAAATTTTACGGGAAAACATCCTTTTTAAGGCTGGGCAAGAAGTACCACATAGTGTTGCAATTTTAGTAGATGAGCTTCAACAAACGACCACTGATATTAATATTCTAGCCACAATTATTGTGGAACGCCAATCACAAAAAGGCATTATTTTAGGACATCAAGGTGACAAAATTAAGGATATTAAATACAAAACACGTAAGGAGTTGAAACGCCTTTTTAATAAAAATATTCATTTAGAAGTGTTTGTAAAAGTTCAAGAGAATTGGCGGAACTCGCCCAGTCTCCTAAAGAAGATGGGTTATGATAAGGACAAATATTAA
- the ybeY gene encoding rRNA maturation RNase YbeY, which produces MLEISFVNDTNINMAQWEKLADQIIGKGVELLNLHQDNLSLTVQFVTEEKAQNLNHQYRQKNYIPDVLSFPLEMNPKEVQATGFWEIGDIIICFDEAQRKAGKYNHTLEEEMAFLITHGFLHLLGYDHETSLDDEKKMFGLQDEILEGVGLRYEIRFAPDDYLELEQEAN; this is translated from the coding sequence ATGTTAGAAATATCTTTTGTTAACGATACTAATATCAATATGGCTCAATGAGAAAAACTGGCTGATCAAATTATTGGCAAAGGTGTTGAGCTTTTAAATTTACACCAAGATAATTTATCCTTGACTGTTCAATTTGTCACTGAAGAAAAAGCCCAAAATTTGAATCACCAATATCGACAAAAAAATTATATTCCTGATGTTTTGTCCTTTCCTTTAGAAATGAACCCGAAAGAAGTGCAAGCAACTGGTTTTTGAGAAATCGGTGATATCATTATTTGCTTCGATGAAGCTCAACGCAAGGCTGGAAAATATAATCATACTTTAGAAGAAGAAATGGCCTTTTTAATTACTCATGGCTTTTTGCATCTTTTAGGATATGATCATGAAACTAGTTTAGATGATGAGAAAAAAATGTTTGGTTTGCAAGATGAAATTTTAGAAGGTGTTGGCTTAAGATATGAAATTCGTTTTGCCCCCGACGATTATTTAGAATTAGAACAAGAGGCTAATTAA
- a CDS encoding cysteine peptidase family C39 domain-containing protein encodes MRNRYQSITHQSFNNYHFVPQESWNDCGFACLAMLIDYFHNQQITLSELKNNYPKLPNEGLSFFDLQKLGSCYKLQGDGYHCDFESLLVNKQSTPIILNILNDLGLKHYVILTRISNNFVWITDPSTTKRDQKITHLNLKERYLGQIFVFQRQGFWKTDWQWGTLKRWTKKNSLFLGLLLGTGLLQNLAWFLSAFFIKIFNQWLILQTINFWELLAFISLLLCGLLAKALDGWLWQKISFQTWTKFWEIWEQNELLAPFKNSEDWQVWLRTANTCWNNLQSFWLGILALINFCLYGPFLTYLIIQNHWMLILPPLFLCLLNNLFNWWQSYKRKSQSSILKTTANLYQKELQIYLENRILFSKRGLIEGELANLGNTFQDYLTKQKNYQLTMLTKNTWTSFCQKFLTYGLFLVIFWLFNHNQILSLDLLYCFNLLYLWFHLTNELTDKVLNFYEQKTTLREFQNLNFFHSKSYRRDNQTSLLKPQKLKSFGWKNWDSLINWNWPPSFSSPNNLQIILSKQQLTHFFATWDKQEKPFTWNEKPLVDYHLKIIYLDDKGIILPGLVCHNLFWKNQNLTTSFIQQLNLDYWLRTYKLTFLTNCDSALTLQQRQLINFLHFCCLEANVYLFNDCLSALPINDQKQLLNLFLKLNAEKGLTIFGTSNLAFGPLGGIMPLREGMV; translated from the coding sequence ATGAGAAATCGTTATCAATCCATAACCCATCAATCATTTAATAATTATCATTTTGTGCCGCAAGAATCGTGAAATGATTGCGGTTTTGCTTGTTTAGCCATGTTAATTGATTATTTTCATAATCAACAAATTACGCTTTCAGAATTAAAAAATAATTATCCGAAATTACCAAACGAAGGGCTTTCGTTTTTTGATTTGCAAAAATTAGGCAGTTGTTATAAACTTCAAGGCGATGGCTACCATTGCGACTTTGAGAGTCTTTTAGTCAATAAACAAAGCACCCCGATTATTTTAAATATCTTAAACGATTTAGGGCTTAAGCATTATGTTATTTTGACACGCATTTCAAATAATTTTGTTTGGATCACCGATCCTTCAACAACAAAACGTGACCAAAAAATTACTCATCTTAATCTGAAGGAACGTTACCTAGGACAAATTTTTGTTTTTCAAAGACAAGGTTTTTGAAAAACAGATTGACAGTGAGGCACATTAAAACGATGAACCAAAAAAAATTCGTTGTTTTTAGGGCTTCTTTTAGGTACTGGTCTTCTCCAAAATTTAGCTTGGTTTTTGAGCGCTTTTTTTATTAAGATTTTTAATCAATGATTAATTTTACAAACAATTAATTTTTGAGAATTATTAGCTTTTATTAGTCTTTTACTATGCGGTTTGCTAGCAAAAGCTTTAGATGGTTGACTATGGCAGAAAATATCTTTTCAAACATGAACCAAGTTTTGGGAGATTTGGGAGCAAAATGAATTACTCGCACCTTTTAAAAATAGCGAAGATTGGCAAGTATGATTACGGACAGCCAACACTTGTTGAAATAATTTGCAAAGTTTTTGACTTGGTATTTTGGCCTTGATTAATTTTTGCCTCTATGGGCCCTTTTTAACTTATTTAATTATCCAAAATCATTGAATGTTGATTTTACCACCATTATTTTTATGTCTTTTGAATAATCTTTTCAATTGGTGGCAAAGTTATAAAAGAAAAAGCCAAAGCTCTATTTTAAAAACTACTGCCAATCTTTATCAAAAAGAACTCCAGATTTATTTGGAAAACCGTATTTTATTTAGCAAACGGGGGTTAATTGAAGGTGAATTGGCAAATTTAGGGAATACTTTTCAAGATTATTTAACGAAACAAAAAAATTATCAATTGACTATGCTTACCAAAAATACTTGGACTAGTTTCTGCCAAAAATTTTTAACTTACGGTCTCTTTTTGGTGATATTTTGACTTTTTAACCATAACCAAATTTTAAGTTTAGATTTACTTTATTGCTTTAATTTACTTTATCTTTGATTCCATTTAACAAACGAATTAACGGATAAAGTTCTTAATTTCTATGAGCAAAAGACCACTTTACGTGAGTTTCAAAACCTTAATTTTTTTCATTCTAAGTCTTATCGCCGAGATAACCAGACATCTTTATTAAAACCCCAGAAATTAAAAAGTTTTGGTTGAAAAAATTGGGATTCATTAATCAATTGAAATTGACCTCCATCATTTTCGTCGCCCAATAATCTTCAAATCATTCTTTCTAAACAACAATTAACTCATTTTTTTGCTACTTGGGACAAACAAGAAAAACCTTTTACATGAAATGAAAAACCGTTAGTTGATTACCACTTGAAAATTATCTATTTGGATGACAAAGGGATAATTTTGCCGGGCTTAGTTTGCCATAATCTTTTTTGGAAAAACCAAAACCTTACCACTAGTTTTATCCAACAATTAAATCTGGACTATTGATTGAGAACTTACAAATTAACTTTTCTTACCAATTGTGACTCCGCTTTAACTTTGCAGCAACGACAACTAATTAATTTTTTACACTTTTGCTGCCTTGAGGCAAACGTTTATTTATTTAATGACTGTCTAAGTGCGTTACCGATAAATGACCAAAAGCAATTACTAAATTTGTTTTTAAAATTAAATGCCGAGAAGGGCTTAACAATTTTCGGTACTTCAAATCTGGCTTTTGGTCCTTTGGGGGGCATAATGCCTTTAAGGGAGGGTATGGTATAA
- a CDS encoding DJ-1 family glyoxalase III has translation MKKTAIILNNGVEETEAIATIDLLRRAKIEVDLFSTDSLDIVGSHDIKFRAQKELSKLKIVDYDGLIIPGGPGTKDLINNEIVLKLVKEFHEENKLVAAICAAPQILGKAGILNGVSVTHYPGANEFLKEANDKSPKQVVVDGHIITSVGVGAVFDFGLALIQYLENDETAQKIKTEIVYDY, from the coding sequence ATGAAAAAAACCGCAATTATTTTAAATAACGGAGTTGAAGAAACCGAAGCCATTGCCACAATCGACTTATTACGTCGGGCAAAAATTGAAGTCGATTTATTTTCGACAGATAGTTTGGATATTGTTGGGTCTCACGACATTAAATTCCGCGCTCAAAAGGAATTAAGTAAGCTCAAAATTGTTGATTACGACGGGTTAATTATTCCTGGCGGTCCTGGAACAAAGGATTTAATCAATAACGAAATAGTGCTGAAATTAGTCAAAGAATTTCATGAAGAAAATAAACTGGTGGCTGCGATTTGTGCTGCACCGCAAATTCTTGGTAAAGCAGGAATTTTAAACGGTGTTAGTGTCACGCATTATCCAGGAGCCAACGAATTTTTAAAAGAAGCAAATGACAAATCACCTAAGCAAGTCGTGGTGGATGGCCACATTATTACTAGTGTTGGTGTCGGCGCAGTCTTTGATTTTGGTTTAGCGTTAATTCAATATCTTGAAAATGACGAAACTGCCCAAAAAATTAAGACAGAAATTGTTTACGATTATTAA